One genomic segment of bacterium includes these proteins:
- a CDS encoding TIGR02678 family protein, translating to MNDASALADPADPQRRLDIRAAARHLVRHPLVLAEKDPEMLMLIRRNEQTLDRMFTQRFGYRLQVTADTARLYKTSVVAHRHPLLTATSQPRPFSQREYTLLALTLAAIAAGPSVISLRDLIHEVRSAAADADIALTEEAADRRALVTALKWMIQHGVAREVHEHVDRYAADESADAVLSVRPDRVALLPLPALARSETAEQVLDRSDQRLSSRAWMRSVLLEEPVLLRTDLADSEWSELRQRLGEEAAVFDDMFGLRLESRAEGIMVIDPEHDLTDSRFPRGGTLGHAALLLIDRLVHLCERHLEAPTGSTATNDRTPDEAGRVRFSLVEVVDAMASLADEYRSYWAKDAAENPDRLAGGAIELLCDHRLVEADGDEVWLLPPAWRYSVQVQYRQESLL from the coding sequence ATGAATGACGCATCTGCGCTAGCTGACCCCGCTGACCCACAACGGAGGCTGGATATTCGTGCCGCGGCCCGTCACCTCGTCCGCCATCCCCTCGTGCTGGCTGAGAAAGATCCTGAAATGCTCATGCTTATCCGCCGTAATGAGCAGACGCTTGACCGCATGTTCACCCAGCGCTTCGGATACCGCCTTCAGGTGACCGCCGACACAGCCCGGCTGTACAAGACTTCGGTGGTTGCCCACCGGCACCCCCTGCTAACGGCAACCAGCCAGCCACGGCCGTTCTCCCAGCGCGAGTACACCCTGCTCGCCCTAACCCTTGCTGCGATTGCCGCAGGACCCAGTGTGATCAGCCTTCGCGATCTGATTCACGAGGTCCGCTCCGCCGCGGCTGACGCCGACATCGCCCTTACCGAGGAGGCCGCTGACCGCCGCGCCCTGGTAACCGCTCTGAAGTGGATGATCCAGCACGGCGTGGCGCGCGAGGTGCATGAACACGTAGACCGCTACGCCGCCGACGAATCCGCCGATGCCGTGCTCAGCGTCCGCCCCGACCGCGTCGCGCTGCTGCCTCTCCCGGCACTGGCCCGATCGGAGACTGCTGAGCAGGTTCTCGACCGATCCGATCAGCGACTGTCGTCCCGGGCGTGGATGCGCTCAGTTCTGTTGGAAGAGCCGGTACTGCTTCGCACCGATCTTGCCGACAGCGAGTGGTCCGAGCTTCGACAGCGGCTCGGAGAAGAGGCCGCTGTCTTCGACGACATGTTCGGGCTGCGCCTCGAGTCCCGCGCCGAGGGCATCATGGTGATCGACCCCGAACACGACCTGACAGACAGCCGATTCCCGCGCGGCGGAACCCTGGGTCACGCCGCCCTGCTCCTCATCGACCGGCTTGTCCACCTATGTGAAAGGCACCTCGAAGCCCCTACCGGCAGCACGGCGACCAACGACCGCACACCTGATGAGGCAGGACGCGTCCGGTTCTCGCTTGTCGAGGTCGTCGACGCGATGGCGAGTCTGGCCGACGAATACCGCAGCTACTGGGCGAAGGATGCCGCCGAAAACCCCGATCGTCTCGCGGGAGGTGCGATTGAACTGCTCTGCGACCACCGTCTGGTCGAAGCGGATGGCGACGAGGTCTGGCTGCTGCCGCCTGCCTGGCGGTACTCAGTACAGGTCCAATACCGACAAGAGTCGCTGCTTTGA
- a CDS encoding TIGR02677 family protein, translated as MTDFSRRSDPVRARLLFRYLGGDEWHEYREILRVFASTFFAEFTPQEVEAKVSLVGVDPSVVPDRLESLRRWGNLTVSSSVGNPSNLDDYYRKRNRYLITRAGQEVFELVEGILAGVDEIGDVQAGRLRDLHHALQTLCEMSRVGFNRANSQELADVVRTVYDLHEGFTRELTQFFTELNQWQSRYDLDADEVQFFASVLVDYVHEQLTEIERMARPIARTLEEILPLVEDLLPALQSGLAVRVDEAGLSQNMPVRRLPGTVLDDWRHLEKWFAAQPGQPSRIDGLTRQAVAAVRTLTANVTRLSRVGLGAASRRSDFVRLASFFDQADSPHLAHRLAGASFGLGSCRRLGELSDDADDPAPTITPWRDAPRAVVPVAMRKRGESTTRGLATPIMDRGRERDLLRRRRDLDRVAREIAASELLAGAGDGGHIDGARLSTASFSMLRDLISRSGMRNGGGTNRRYATELGIRCEVQRIKGACTIVYCPEGKFTMPGLAVTITPAEEHSNAPSPKSVSP; from the coding sequence ATGACCGACTTCTCCCGTCGCAGCGATCCGGTTCGGGCCCGACTGCTGTTCCGATATCTGGGCGGCGACGAGTGGCACGAGTATCGAGAGATCCTCCGAGTGTTTGCCAGCACATTCTTCGCTGAGTTCACCCCCCAGGAGGTGGAGGCCAAAGTTTCCCTCGTGGGCGTTGACCCCTCGGTGGTGCCCGACCGGTTGGAGAGCCTCCGACGTTGGGGCAACCTCACCGTGTCATCGTCTGTGGGCAACCCATCGAACCTTGACGACTACTACCGCAAGCGCAACCGCTACCTCATCACCCGGGCGGGGCAAGAAGTGTTCGAGCTGGTCGAGGGGATATTGGCCGGAGTGGACGAGATCGGCGATGTTCAAGCCGGTCGCCTGCGCGATCTCCATCACGCCCTCCAGACGCTCTGCGAGATGAGCAGGGTCGGCTTCAACCGGGCCAACAGCCAAGAGCTCGCCGATGTGGTGCGAACGGTGTATGACCTTCACGAGGGTTTCACCAGGGAGCTGACGCAGTTCTTCACCGAGCTCAACCAGTGGCAGAGCCGCTATGACCTCGATGCCGACGAGGTTCAGTTCTTCGCCAGCGTTCTGGTGGATTACGTCCACGAGCAACTCACCGAAATCGAGCGCATGGCTCGGCCAATTGCCCGGACCCTGGAGGAGATTCTCCCGCTAGTTGAAGATCTTCTTCCTGCGCTGCAATCCGGCTTGGCCGTTCGGGTGGATGAGGCTGGACTGTCCCAGAACATGCCGGTGCGGCGGCTTCCAGGCACGGTACTTGACGACTGGAGGCATCTTGAGAAATGGTTTGCCGCCCAGCCGGGACAGCCATCGCGGATCGACGGGCTGACACGACAGGCCGTGGCCGCAGTGCGCACCCTCACCGCCAACGTGACCCGACTGTCAAGGGTCGGCCTTGGCGCGGCATCTAGACGGTCTGACTTCGTGCGGCTCGCTAGCTTCTTCGACCAGGCCGACTCTCCCCATCTTGCCCACCGCCTGGCGGGGGCCTCGTTCGGACTCGGTTCGTGTCGCCGATTGGGGGAGCTGTCAGACGATGCCGACGACCCCGCTCCAACAATCACACCGTGGAGGGATGCACCCCGCGCCGTCGTCCCGGTGGCAATGAGGAAGCGGGGGGAATCCACCACGCGAGGGTTGGCAACGCCGATCATGGATCGGGGGCGTGAGCGTGATCTGCTGCGCCGCCGCCGAGACCTCGACCGCGTCGCCCGCGAGATCGCAGCGTCAGAACTGCTGGCTGGTGCCGGAGACGGAGGCCACATCGACGGCGCTCGATTGTCGACCGCTTCGTTCTCGATGCTTCGCGACCTCATCAGCCGCTCGGGAATGCGGAACGGCGGCGGCACCAACCGTCGTTACGCAACCGAACTAGGAATCCGCTGCGAGGTGCAGCGAATCAAGGGGGCCTGCACCATCGTCTACTGCCCCGAGGGAAAATTCACCATGCCGGGACTCGCCGTCACTATCACCCCGGCCGAAGAGCACAGCAATGCCCCGTCGCCTAAATCTGTATCCCCATGA